A genome region from Carya illinoinensis cultivar Pawnee chromosome 2, C.illinoinensisPawnee_v1, whole genome shotgun sequence includes the following:
- the LOC122300106 gene encoding tRNA (guanine-N(7)-)-methyltransferase isoform X1, with protein MAASSLCLQRFFHGGGLGPRGTTNEALVALVRRQSSSSSRHYCRKRVAACASAAAKHRIYLRSPDVVASEYADLNLPHQVSEELGHIRIRQHVNPLSACFSMPVEVPDWNEVFRDPTLPLMVDIGSGSGRFLIWLAKRHPEVRNYLGLEIRQKLVNRADFWVKDLALYNVHFLFANAMVSFNQLVSTYPGPLMLVSILCPDPHFKKRHHKRRVVQKPLVDSIIHNLMPGGQIFIQSDVLEVALDMRYQFDAEGDVLHHMDALDQSVLCDQEGWLLSNPMGIRTEREIHAEFEGARIYRRMYQKRIYN; from the exons ATGGCCGCTTCTTCCCTCTGCTTGCAACGCTTCTTTCATGGCGGGGGCCTAGGGCCCAGAGGGACAACAAATGAAGCGCTTGTCGCGCTCGTACGAAGACAATCATCGTCATCTTCTCGTCACTATTGCAGGAAGAGAGTGGCTGCTTGTGCTAGTGCCGCTGCTAAACACCGAATTTATCTCAGAAGCCCAGACGTGGTGGCTTCAGAATATGCAGACCTCAATCTCCCACACCAAGTTTCTGAG GAGTTGGGTCATATCAGGATACGGCAACATGTCAACCCTCTCAGTGCCTGTTTCTCT ATGCCTGTAGAAGTACCAGACTGGAACGAAGTATTCAGGGACCCAACATTGCCCCTCATGGTTGATATTGGCAGCG GTAGTGGCCGATTTCTCATATGGCTTGCAAAAAGACACCCTGAAGTGAGAAATTATTTGGGGCTAGAAATACGGCAGAAA CTGGTCAACCGTGCTGACTTCTGGGTAAAAGACCTGGCTCTTTACAACGT GCATTTCCTGTTTGCAAATGCCATGGTGTCTTTTAATCAACTAGTGTCCACATATCCTGGACCCTTGATGCTAGTCTCAATTCTG TGCCCAGATCCCCATTTCAAGAAAAGGCATCATAAAAGAAGGGTTGTGCAGAAGCCCTTAGTAGATTCTATCATACATAATTTAATGCCTGGAGGACAG ATATTCATACAGTCTGATGTGCTTGAAGTGGCACTTGACATGAGATATCAATTTGATGCTGAAGGGGATGTACTTCATCACATGGATGCCTTGGACCAGAGCGTTTTGTGTGACCAAGAGGGATGGCTATTGAGCAACCCAATGGGAATAAggacagagagagagattcatGCAGAATTTGAAGGTGCAAGAATTTACAGAAGGATGTACCAGAAgcgaatatataattaa
- the LOC122300106 gene encoding tRNA (guanine-N(7)-)-methyltransferase isoform X2: protein MAASSLCLQRFFHGGGLGPRGTTNEALVALVRRQSSSSSRHYCRKRVAACASAAAKHRIYLRSPDVVASEYADLNLPHQVSEELGHIRIRQHVNPLSACFSMPVEVPDWNEVFRDPTLPLMVDIGSGSGRFLIWLAKRHPEVRNYLGLEIRQKLVNRADFWVKDLALYNVHFLFANAMVSFNQLVSTYPGPLMLVSILCPDPHFKKRHHKRRVVQKPLVDSIIHNLMPGGQVPSLDSSTVLDDIHTV from the exons ATGGCCGCTTCTTCCCTCTGCTTGCAACGCTTCTTTCATGGCGGGGGCCTAGGGCCCAGAGGGACAACAAATGAAGCGCTTGTCGCGCTCGTACGAAGACAATCATCGTCATCTTCTCGTCACTATTGCAGGAAGAGAGTGGCTGCTTGTGCTAGTGCCGCTGCTAAACACCGAATTTATCTCAGAAGCCCAGACGTGGTGGCTTCAGAATATGCAGACCTCAATCTCCCACACCAAGTTTCTGAG GAGTTGGGTCATATCAGGATACGGCAACATGTCAACCCTCTCAGTGCCTGTTTCTCT ATGCCTGTAGAAGTACCAGACTGGAACGAAGTATTCAGGGACCCAACATTGCCCCTCATGGTTGATATTGGCAGCG GTAGTGGCCGATTTCTCATATGGCTTGCAAAAAGACACCCTGAAGTGAGAAATTATTTGGGGCTAGAAATACGGCAGAAA CTGGTCAACCGTGCTGACTTCTGGGTAAAAGACCTGGCTCTTTACAACGT GCATTTCCTGTTTGCAAATGCCATGGTGTCTTTTAATCAACTAGTGTCCACATATCCTGGACCCTTGATGCTAGTCTCAATTCTG TGCCCAGATCCCCATTTCAAGAAAAGGCATCATAAAAGAAGGGTTGTGCAGAAGCCCTTAGTAGATTCTATCATACATAATTTAATGCCTGGAGGACAGGTACCTAGTCTGGACTCAAGCACCGTCTTGGATG ATATTCATACAGTCTGA
- the LOC122301702 gene encoding uncharacterized protein LOC122301702, with protein MEGSLESIEGVWRSLKIFLLSLSEECSKIGSLSLSDERALWILHVPVHPMCRRPSRVVSWPKPSNGFVKLNVDGSYQGNPCNCGGGWIIQDSRGMFLGAFSAYFGHGTNNEAELRALKEGVALCKSLSFYSLEIECDSKLVVDWVVSGKCNV; from the coding sequence ATGGAGGGATCTTTGGAGTCTATTGAGGGCGTTTGGAGgtctttgaagatttttttactttcattGTCGGAAGAGTGTTCTAAAATTGGATCACTTTCGCTCTCAGATGAGAGAGCTCTTTGGATTTTGCATGTTCCTGTGCATCCTATGTGTCGGCGGCCTAGTCGGGTAGTATCTTGGCCTAAACCTTCAAATGGTTTTGTtaaattgaatgttgatggtAGCTATCAAGGGAATCCTTGTAATTGTGGTGGTGGATGGATAATTCAGGATAGTCGTGGTATGTTTTTGGGGGCTTTTTCTGCTTATTTTGGCCATGGCACAAATAATGAGGCTGAGCTTAGGGCCCTCAAGGAGGGAGTGGCTTTGTGTAAATCTCTTAGTTTTTACTCCTTAGAGATTGAGTGTGATTCTAAATTAGTTGTGGATTGGGTTGTTTCTGGTAAATGCAATGTTTAG